A section of the Procambarus clarkii isolate CNS0578487 chromosome 38, FALCON_Pclarkii_2.0, whole genome shotgun sequence genome encodes:
- the LOC123771895 gene encoding uncharacterized protein isoform X2, which yields MASRPTCRWLRSGLLGFVLFMIWRLQSVGEDDWKPNTAIRDLDDDVSWGGISTSGHSTSDSMDDVSFAEGINRDYSPNKYVNGLLTEETTQHSSVDSRPTSSVEWDPLGVSDYSDYNLQLCEHPPSVFSLSYNGSSDAVCAGDKLPTFKFNSTFSLCNNLSSITFGHDNVHKVILNTKEKGEQFVILYDDDYINLCLPLFLRFNVCFNQTFFTMCYEVSGLGWERLTAYVFFHSKQCPLSASMHYDHWKIIMHRYVDGDVECIRKICHGDHRFEDGEVAGIRFRITNFNLHINGSYCFTYNDTLFFREGNETKLLSFNLYWPCCYPGYTVAWNGIPEEHGLNGRWSYLPLSCQAGEVVLMVVVACVGVSGVVGNLVVVVVMVSGPHRGQESSMLRTSLALADLFVAAFVVVPSLYHHLKPFLAYPVIVVDLDSNSSYSGLTVNLFFFPDNTESTQLFQAFLFCQCSIVSLLTVFLLSIERLVLTSRVLRYHHYFTVTRVKAAIGLTWIIGLLDSLIFMYHEDGYFAALWSTFNKLPLPWAFAYPDNILYKTVYYSQLVLLGAVGICTFLFSTLAIWNFLKEQARTASEWRGMNMFIYGPMAEENRRSLMTQVLITVCHLISSVPLLVDVFIIYLSLELSFKSVLRSYICWWLFLCGTAWNPWIYNSLGQQFRKDATLVFNKLLPDALRRRLRPREVPSQDAGGTGDARTRVRRRKMLLTLGLETRD from the coding sequence ATGGCTTCCAGACCCACCTGCAGGTGGCTCAGGTCAGGTCTCCTGGGATTCGTGTTGTTTATGATATGGCGCCTTCAGTCGGTAGGTGAAGATGATTGGAAGCCGAACACTGCAATACGCGATCTGGACGATGATGTCAGCTGGGGAGGCATCAGCACCAGCGGCCACAGTACCAGTGACTCCATGGATGATGTCAGCTTTGCAGAAGGAATAAACAGAGACTATTCTCCTAACAAATACGTTAATGGACTTCTAACAGAAGAGACCACTCAACACTCAAGTGTTGACAGCCGGCCGACGAGTTCTGTCGAATGGGATCCATTGGGTGTCAGTGATTATAGTGATTACAACTTACAGTTATGTGAACATCCTCCGTCGGTGTTCTCACTCTCGTACAATGGCAGCTCAGACGCTGTTTGCGCTGGAGATAAACTTCCTACGTTCAAATTTAACTCAACTTTCTCTCTCTGTAATAATTTGTCCTCAATAACATTTGGCCACGATAATGTGCATAAGGTAATACTAAATACCAAGGAAAAAGGTGAACAGTTTGTAATATTATATGACGATGATTACATCAATCTCTGCTTACCTTTGTTCTTGAGGTTTAATGTGTGCTTTAACCAGACATTTTTTACTATGTGCTACGAGGTTTCGGGCCTGGGCTGGGAACGACTTACCGCCTATGTATTCTTCCATTCCAAGCAATGCCCACTCTCGGCCTCCATGCATTATGACCATTGGAAAATAATTATGCATCGTTATGTCGATGGCGACGTAGAGTGTATAAGAAAAATTTGTCATGGTGACCATAGATTTGAAGACGGTGAAGTAGCAGGTATTCGATTCCGAATAACAAACTTTAATTTGCATATTAATGGTAGTTACTGTTTTACTTATAATGATACTTTATTCTTTCGTGAAGGGAATGAAACAAAATTGTTATCTTTTAACTTATATTGGCCTTGCTGCTACCCTGGTTATACTGTTGCGTGGAACGGCATCCCGGAAGAACACGGCTTGAATGGTCGGTGGAGCTACCTGCCGCTGTCGTGTCAGGCAGGcgaggtggtgctgatggtggtggtggcgtgtgtgGGGGTGAGCGGTGTGGTTGggaacctggtggtggtggtagtgatggtgagcggACCACACCGGGGTCAGGAGTCCAGTATGCTCCGCACCTCCCTCGCTTTGGCCGACTTATTCGTCGCCGCcttcgtcgttgtcccttcactatATCACCACTTGAAACCATTCCTAGCATATCCAGTTATTGTTGTGGATCTAGACTCAAACAGCAGTTATAGTGGGCTGACGGTtaacttatttttttttcctGATAATACCGAGAGCACCCAACTTTTCCAGGCATTCTTGTTTTGCCAGTGCTCCATTGTGTCGTTGTTGACGGTCTTTCTGCTGAGCATCGAGAGGCTGGTGCTGACCAGCAGGGTCCTCAGGTACCACCATTACTTCACAGTGACGCGGGTGAAGGCGGCCATAGGCTTAACCTGGATCATCGGCCTCCTCGACTCCCTCATCTTCATGTACCACGAAGACGGCTACTTCGCCGCTCTCTGGTCCACCTTCAACAAACTTCCGCTCCCTTGGGCATTTGCCTATCCAGATAATATTTTATACAAGACGGTTTATTATAGCCAGCTTGTGCTACTGGGGGCCGTCGGAATCTGTACTTTTTTATTTTCGACTCTGGCCATCTGGAACTTCCTGAAGGAACAAGCGAGAACGGCTTCCGAATGGCGGGGGATGAATATGTTTATTTATGGGCCGATGGCTGAGGAAAACCGTCGCAGCTTGATGACGCAAGTGCTCATCACCGTATGTCATCTTATTTCCAGCGTCCCTTTACTCGTTGATGTGTTCATCATATATCTGTCGCTAGAACTTTCCTTCAAGTCTGTACTTCGTTCCTACATCTGCTGGtggctcttcctgtgtgggacagcCTGGAACCCCTGGATCTACAACTCACTTGGTCAACAGTTCAGGAAAGACGCAACTCTGGTGTTCAACAAACTGCTGCCGGATGCACTGAGGAGAAGACTTCGGCCTCGGGAAGTTCCTTCTCAGGACGCTGGAGGAACAGGTGATGCTCGTACTCGTGTCAGACGCAGGAAGATGCTGTTAACTCTGGGACTGGAAACACGAGACTAA